The Rhodothermales bacterium nucleotide sequence CGGGCCCGAGCGCTTGCGGGAAATGTATCGGGAGATTGCCGACCGGCTGGACGACCTGATGGAGACGATGCGAGGCGGTCTGACCGAGGACGATCACCATGTCTGATTCGGAGACGTCGCGGATCGGTCTTGACCAGATTGACCGGCGCAACATTGCGTGGTATGTGGACCGTGCGGTTCAGTCGCTCGTCTTTCTCGGAGGAGTGTCGGCGATTGTGTTCATCGTGGGCATCTTCGTGTTCATCACGAAAGAGGGCCTCGGTTTTATCACGTCGCGCTTCGACTTCATGGAGTTCTTCACGTCGATGCGCTGGACACCGACGTCCGAAAACAACCCCACCTACGGCGCACTCGCACTCATCGTCGGAACAGCAAGCGTGACGGGTACGGCGATGCTTGTAGCCATTCCTTTCTCTCTGGGCGCGGCGATTTATATCGGAGAGTTTGCGACCGGACGGGTTCGTGAGAGCCTGAAGATATTCGTCGAGCTCCTGGCCGCGATTCCGTCGGTGGTCTGGGGTTTCATCGGCCTCAGCATAATGAACAAGCTGATCATCGACCTCTTCGACGTGGCCGTCGGACTGAATGTGCTGAATGCCGGCGTCATACTCGGACTGATGGCGGCGCCAATCATGACAACGATCGCCGAGGATGCACTGAAGGCGGTCCCGGACGATTTCCGTCAGGCAGCTGAAGCCATGGGCGCCACTCGCTGGCAAGTGATCTTCAAGGTTGTGCTACCGGCCGCGAAGTCGGGACTCGTTTCGGCCGTTCTTCTGGGCGTCGGGCGCGGCTTCGGTGAAACCATGGCCGTGCTGATGGCGAGTGGTCACGCCATCAACATCCCGTCCAGTGTCTTTGACTCCGTCAGGGCCCTGACCGCAACGATCGCTGCCGAACTTGGCGAAACCGCTGTGGGCTCCGAGCACTACGGCGCGCTCTTTACGCTCGGGATATTCCTGTTCCTGATCACATTCATCATCAATCTGACCGCAGATCTGGTCGTGCGGGGTGTCAGGAAGCAATGAGTTCGCGATTCGCCGCCACCGAATTAAGCCAGAGGAACCACCGGGTTCAAGGACTCTTCAGGACGTTATTCCTGGTGATGACCATCTTGCTCATCCTGCCGGTAGTCATCATCCTGATTCTGT carries:
- the pstC gene encoding phosphate ABC transporter permease subunit PstC, with product MSDSETSRIGLDQIDRRNIAWYVDRAVQSLVFLGGVSAIVFIVGIFVFITKEGLGFITSRFDFMEFFTSMRWTPTSENNPTYGALALIVGTASVTGTAMLVAIPFSLGAAIYIGEFATGRVRESLKIFVELLAAIPSVVWGFIGLSIMNKLIIDLFDVAVGLNVLNAGVILGLMAAPIMTTIAEDALKAVPDDFRQAAEAMGATRWQVIFKVVLPAAKSGLVSAVLLGVGRGFGETMAVLMASGHAINIPSSVFDSVRALTATIAAELGETAVGSEHYGALFTLGIFLFLITFIINLTADLVVRGVRKQ